A genomic stretch from Pontibacter liquoris includes:
- a CDS encoding DUF6702 family protein, producing MMYKSLVLSLLLVLLGTGASFAHNYHTSITDIKYNPRTQSLEVAVKVFTDDLENAISRRTKQEVHYSKSEKLKQDLTAYLHSTLVFAVDKSAPLKYTLLGSEEEDNAVWLYVEVPVKQAALPRLHVKNTVLMETFPDQMNIVNVSYKGKTESALLQQDEQEKTFSF from the coding sequence ATGATGTATAAATCCCTCGTTCTCTCCCTGCTTTTGGTACTGCTGGGCACCGGTGCAAGTTTTGCGCATAATTACCATACCAGCATCACAGATATTAAGTATAACCCACGTACCCAGAGCCTGGAAGTGGCCGTTAAGGTGTTTACCGATGACCTGGAAAACGCCATTTCGCGGCGCACCAAACAGGAAGTGCACTACAGCAAATCCGAGAAACTGAAGCAGGACCTTACCGCCTACCTGCACAGCACGCTGGTTTTTGCGGTGGATAAAAGCGCTCCGCTCAAGTATACCTTGCTGGGCTCCGAAGAAGAAGACAACGCCGTGTGGCTGTATGTGGAAGTGCCGGTAAAACAAGCCGCGCTGCCGCGCCTGCACGTTAAGAATACCGTGCTGATGGAAACCTTTCCCGACCAGATGAACATTGTAAATGTATCTTACAAAGGCAAAACAGAAAGCGCTCTGCTCCAGCAGGACGAGCAGGAGAAGACCTTCTCTTTTTAG
- a CDS encoding 1-deoxy-D-xylulose-5-phosphate reductoisomerase, protein MKRIAILGSTGSIGTQALEVIRANPESFELEVITANSNADLLIAQALEFKPNAVVIARDEHYEYVRQALQHEDIKVYAGANALGSVVEMSTVDMVLTAMVGYAGLLPTIRAIKAGKQIALANKETLVVAGQLITELARQHAVNIYPVDSEHSAIFQCLAGEFHNPIEKIILTASGGPFRGRTAEELKHVTKAQALKHPNWEMGAKITIDSASLMNKGLEVIEAKWLFALRNEQIEVVVHPQSIVHSLVQFGDGSIKAQLGLPDMKLPIQYALGYPQRLKSDYPRFSFMDYPQLTFEQPDLKTFRNLQLAFDAMEKGGNMPCILNAANEVAVSAFLHDQVGFLQMSDILESCMAKVTYIANPSYDDYVNTDKEARRQAAALIGK, encoded by the coding sequence ATGAAGAGAATCGCCATACTTGGCTCTACAGGCTCCATCGGCACGCAGGCGCTGGAAGTGATCAGGGCGAACCCCGAAAGCTTTGAGCTGGAGGTGATCACCGCCAACAGCAATGCAGACCTGCTGATTGCGCAGGCACTGGAATTTAAGCCCAACGCGGTGGTAATTGCCCGCGACGAGCACTACGAGTACGTGCGGCAAGCGCTGCAGCACGAGGATATTAAAGTATACGCCGGCGCCAACGCGCTTGGCTCGGTCGTGGAAATGAGTACTGTAGACATGGTGCTTACCGCCATGGTCGGGTATGCGGGGCTATTGCCTACTATCCGGGCCATAAAAGCTGGCAAGCAAATTGCGCTGGCCAACAAAGAGACGCTGGTCGTGGCCGGGCAACTGATTACGGAACTGGCGCGGCAGCATGCCGTTAACATCTACCCGGTAGATTCGGAGCACAGCGCTATTTTCCAGTGCCTGGCCGGCGAGTTTCATAATCCGATCGAGAAGATCATACTAACAGCCTCGGGCGGTCCGTTCAGAGGGCGTACAGCCGAGGAGCTGAAGCACGTAACCAAAGCGCAGGCCCTGAAGCACCCCAACTGGGAAATGGGCGCCAAAATCACCATCGACTCAGCCTCGCTGATGAACAAGGGCCTGGAGGTGATCGAAGCCAAGTGGCTGTTTGCCCTGCGCAACGAACAGATTGAGGTCGTGGTGCATCCGCAGTCTATTGTACACTCGCTGGTGCAGTTCGGCGATGGTTCCATCAAAGCGCAACTGGGCCTGCCCGATATGAAGCTGCCCATACAGTATGCCCTGGGCTACCCGCAGCGCCTGAAGTCGGATTACCCGCGTTTCAGTTTTATGGACTACCCGCAGCTTACGTTTGAGCAGCCGGACCTGAAGACATTCCGGAACCTGCAGCTGGCTTTTGACGCTATGGAAAAAGGCGGTAACATGCCCTGTATCCTGAATGCCGCCAACGAGGTGGCTGTCAGTGCCTTTCTGCACGACCAGGTTGGTTTCCTGCAGATGTCGGATATCCTGGAAAGCTGTATGGCAAAAGTTACGTATATTGCGAATCCTTCTTATGATGACTATGTTAACACAGACAAAGAGGCACGTAGGCAGGCAGCAGCGTTGATTGGAAAGTAA
- a CDS encoding OsmC family peroxiredoxin, whose amino-acid sequence MKKHTASAKWEKGLKDGTGSVKTGNGAVESKYTYASRFGDSTSGTSPEELIGAAHAGCYSMFLSALMGNENITPEFIETTASVWLGEKDGAPLIQKIELRTEAKAEGLDEETFQQLAQKAKEGCPVSKALGAVPEITLQATLKK is encoded by the coding sequence ATGAAAAAACACACTGCAAGTGCCAAATGGGAGAAAGGACTAAAAGACGGAACAGGCTCCGTTAAAACCGGCAATGGTGCCGTAGAGTCAAAATACACGTATGCCAGCCGCTTTGGCGACAGCACCAGCGGCACCTCGCCCGAGGAGCTGATCGGGGCTGCGCATGCCGGTTGCTATTCGATGTTCCTGAGCGCGCTCATGGGCAACGAGAACATCACCCCGGAGTTTATTGAAACTACCGCCAGTGTATGGCTGGGCGAGAAAGACGGCGCGCCACTGATCCAGAAGATCGAGCTACGAACAGAAGCCAAAGCAGAGGGCCTGGATGAGGAAACCTTTCAGCAACTGGCTCAGAAAGCAAAAGAAGGCTGCCCGGTGTCTAAAGCGCTGGGGGCCGTGCCCGAGATAACGCTGCAGGCGACGCTAAAAAAGTAA
- a CDS encoding GH3 auxin-responsive promoter family protein produces MGVKALLSKPFAAYVHKKHQRWIENPVAAQNAIFESILQKAQHTLFGRDHGFSAIRTHADYVQAVPVRDYEGLANYFNLVKEGQKDVLWPGKPLYLAKTSGTTSGTKYIPITKDSIPNHINGARDALLAYVHETGRSAFLDGKLIFLSGSPELEEVGGIKTGRLSGIANHHVPGYLRTNQLPSYETNCIEDWETKLDQIIEETIDQDMTLISGIPPWVQMYFDKLIRQTGKPIKDIFPHFSLFVYGGVNFEPYRKKMIESIGREVDSIELFPASEGFFAYQNKQQDPGLLLLLDAGIFYEFIPVEEYFNAQPTRLTIGQVEPGVNYALVISSNAGLWSYSIGDTVKFTSVKPYKLIVSGRIKHFISAFGEHVIAEEVEKAMQRTMARHGKVELLEFTVAPYVSQDKGQSYHEWLVEFAHPPLDLVNFEKELDEQLRKLNSYYDDLIKGKILQPLKIKKLPVGTFRNYMKSQGKLGGQNKVPRLSNDRKLAEGLLEVSKQG; encoded by the coding sequence ATGGGTGTAAAAGCATTGTTGAGTAAGCCATTTGCGGCCTATGTGCACAAGAAACATCAGCGTTGGATCGAAAACCCGGTAGCGGCACAGAACGCCATTTTTGAAAGTATCCTGCAGAAGGCGCAACATACTTTGTTTGGCCGCGACCACGGCTTCAGCGCCATCCGCACGCATGCTGATTATGTACAGGCCGTGCCAGTGCGTGACTATGAAGGCCTTGCCAACTACTTTAACCTGGTAAAAGAAGGGCAGAAAGATGTGCTCTGGCCGGGCAAACCCTTATACCTGGCCAAGACCTCGGGCACTACTTCGGGCACCAAGTATATTCCCATCACCAAAGACTCTATTCCCAACCATATCAACGGCGCCCGCGATGCCCTGCTGGCTTACGTGCACGAAACCGGCCGCTCCGCTTTCCTGGACGGGAAATTGATCTTTCTGTCGGGTAGCCCGGAGCTGGAGGAAGTAGGCGGCATTAAAACGGGCCGGCTATCGGGTATTGCCAACCACCACGTGCCCGGCTACCTGCGCACCAACCAGTTGCCCAGCTACGAAACCAATTGCATTGAGGACTGGGAAACGAAGCTCGACCAGATCATCGAGGAAACCATTGATCAGGACATGACGCTCATCTCGGGCATTCCGCCCTGGGTGCAGATGTATTTCGACAAGCTGATCCGGCAAACGGGCAAACCCATTAAGGATATTTTTCCGCACTTCTCTTTGTTTGTATATGGTGGCGTGAATTTTGAGCCCTACCGTAAAAAGATGATCGAGTCGATTGGCAGGGAGGTGGATTCGATTGAGCTATTCCCGGCCTCGGAGGGCTTTTTTGCTTACCAGAACAAGCAGCAGGACCCGGGCTTGCTGCTGCTGCTGGATGCAGGCATCTTCTACGAGTTTATACCGGTAGAGGAATATTTTAACGCCCAGCCCACCCGCCTGACCATTGGCCAGGTGGAGCCGGGCGTAAATTATGCCCTTGTGATCAGCAGCAACGCCGGCCTGTGGAGCTATTCCATCGGCGATACGGTGAAGTTTACCTCCGTGAAGCCTTACAAACTGATCGTGAGCGGGCGCATCAAGCACTTTATCTCGGCCTTTGGTGAGCACGTGATTGCCGAGGAAGTGGAAAAAGCCATGCAGCGCACCATGGCCCGGCATGGCAAAGTGGAGCTGCTCGAGTTTACCGTGGCCCCGTACGTGAGCCAGGACAAAGGGCAATCGTACCACGAGTGGCTGGTGGAATTTGCGCATCCGCCGCTGGACCTGGTCAATTTTGAAAAGGAACTGGATGAACAGCTGCGAAAGCTCAACTCCTACTACGATGACCTGATCAAAGGCAAGATCCTGCAGCCGCTGAAGATAAAGAAGCTCCCGGTGGGCACGTTCCGCAACTACATGAAGTCGCAGGGCAAGCTGGGCGGCCAGAACAAAGTGCCGCGCCTGAGCAATGACCGCAAGCTGGCAGAAGGCTTGCTGGAGGTGAGCAAGCAAGGGTAA
- the rseP gene encoding RIP metalloprotease RseP, with product MDIVIMVGQLILGLTILVGLHELGHMLAAKWFGMRVEKYAIGFPPKIFSKKFGETEYMLGMIPLGGFVKISGMVDESMDTEALKQEPQPWEFRSKPAWQRLIVMMGGIIVNVITGIVIYAALTYHYGESYLPAKEARYGVVANEIGQEIGFQTGDKIVAVNGKELEKFEDVYSMDALLGRNAYYTVERDGKRVNIQVPANLMDRLSDKEERMFFVQPRQTFQIGEIQAGSNAAKAGLQTGDHVLTVNGQDAKFFDVFQKMLQQNAGKQITMQVEREGKPIKLGAKVDSEGHLGFFPKPMLNYATRDYSLGESIPLGAEQAFGVISANIKGFGKIFRGEADPTKSIGGPIKIAQIYGGHFDWFKFWSLTGMLSMVLAFMNFLPIPALDGGHVMFLTYEIVSGRKPSDNFLENAQKVGMVILLCLMGFAIFNDVFQTIF from the coding sequence ATGGATATAGTGATCATGGTGGGCCAGCTGATTCTGGGCCTTACAATACTGGTAGGACTGCACGAATTAGGCCACATGCTGGCAGCCAAATGGTTCGGAATGCGCGTAGAGAAGTATGCTATCGGCTTCCCGCCGAAGATCTTTAGCAAAAAGTTTGGCGAAACAGAATACATGCTCGGCATGATCCCGCTGGGCGGTTTCGTAAAGATATCCGGTATGGTGGATGAATCCATGGACACCGAGGCGCTGAAGCAGGAGCCCCAGCCGTGGGAGTTCCGCTCCAAGCCAGCCTGGCAGCGCCTGATCGTGATGATGGGCGGTATTATTGTGAACGTGATCACGGGCATCGTGATTTATGCTGCGCTAACCTATCATTATGGCGAAAGCTACCTGCCGGCCAAAGAAGCCCGCTATGGCGTGGTGGCCAACGAGATCGGTCAGGAGATCGGTTTTCAGACAGGCGATAAGATTGTGGCGGTGAACGGCAAGGAACTTGAAAAGTTTGAGGATGTATACTCGATGGATGCGCTGCTGGGCCGCAATGCCTACTACACGGTAGAGCGGGATGGCAAACGCGTAAACATTCAGGTGCCCGCTAACCTGATGGACCGCCTCTCGGATAAGGAGGAGCGCATGTTTTTCGTGCAGCCCCGCCAGACTTTCCAGATCGGGGAGATTCAGGCTGGCAGCAATGCCGCCAAAGCAGGCCTGCAAACCGGCGATCACGTGCTGACCGTGAATGGCCAGGACGCCAAATTCTTCGATGTGTTCCAGAAAATGCTGCAGCAGAATGCCGGAAAGCAGATCACCATGCAGGTGGAGCGCGAAGGCAAGCCCATAAAACTGGGTGCTAAAGTAGATTCTGAAGGCCACCTGGGCTTTTTTCCGAAGCCGATGCTCAACTACGCCACCCGCGACTATAGCCTGGGCGAATCAATTCCGCTGGGTGCTGAGCAGGCGTTTGGCGTGATCTCGGCCAACATAAAAGGCTTTGGTAAAATTTTCCGCGGCGAAGCCGACCCGACCAAATCTATTGGCGGTCCGATCAAGATCGCCCAGATCTATGGCGGCCATTTCGACTGGTTTAAGTTCTGGTCCTTAACCGGCATGCTGTCGATGGTGCTGGCTTTTATGAACTTCCTGCCTATTCCGGCACTGGATGGCGGCCATGTGATGTTCCTTACTTACGAGATCGTGAGCGGCCGCAAACCATCCGATAATTTCCTGGAAAATGCGCAGAAGGTAGGCATGGTGATTCTGCTGTGCCTGATGGGCTTTGCCATCTTTAACGATGTGTTCCAGACCATCTTCTAG